The DNA region TCGATGCGCAGACGGACCACGCCGTCGGCCGCGGGGCGGCTCGCGGCCTCGTTCTGCGGCGTCTCCAGGTACGACCCTCGGAGCGAACCCTGGAGCGAGCTGGAGGACCAGTTGCTCCGGAAGTCGACGGTCGCGTCGGTGCGCAGCGCGACCGAGCCCTTGGCGATCTGGCGGGTGGTCTGGTCCGGATTCGAATCGTAGCCGACGCTCTGCGCGAAGGTCGGGAGCACCGTGAAGGTCCCGACCTGATAGCCGATCGGCGCGTAGGCCGGGTCGGTGGGGATCGCGCGCGCCAGGTCGGTGCCGAGGATGAAACCCGGGGTCAGGAGACCGAGGGCCGGCGCGATGGACTGGAACGGGAGGATCGGCCGGATCGGCGACACGACCTGCGGGTTCGGGACGCCGACCACCGCCTGCTGGACGATCGGTGTCAACCGCAGCGCCGGAGGCGGGGTCTGCGTCACGTCCTGGGTCACCCGCCGCGTCGCGGAGCCGATCCGCCGCGGCGGCGCGGCCCGCGTGCGCAGGAGAGTCGACGGCGCGAGGTTGGCCGGCGCCGTCGAGGATCCGCCGGTGCGCCGTCCCCCCGAGGTGACGCGGGTGCTGAGCTGGGACACGCCGGTCTGACCGGGGATCTGCGTCTGCGCGGGGGGCGAGAGCGGCGACCGGAGGCTGTCACCGCCGGTCTGCTCGCCGCCGGTCGCGTCGCCGCCGAGCGCGCCGCGGGTCTGATCGCGGCTCAGGCCGTCCGGGATGCTGCGCTTGAGTGTCGGCAGGCCGTTCGGGGCCGTGTCCTGGCCGATGCCGGGATTGTCGGGCTGGCCGGTGACGGGGCTGGTCGCATCGAACCGCTGGGCTGCCGCGGGCGCCGCCAGCGCGACGCCGAGCGCCGCGGCGGCGAGCCGCATCCTCTGCCGTTCCCGCCGGTCAGCCGCCGTCCGCACCTGATCCCGGTCTCCGCCAAAGTCCCCGGCACCAGAGCGCGGAGATCACAGGTCACGCCGCCCCAGAACTGGTTGTCGGCATGGTTAACGAACCCTAGCGGCGACGTGGTTAATGCCCCGTCAACGGCCGTACGGCGGCAGGATTCAGCCGCGACGATTCAATCTCACCTGTCCATCGCGAATACGTTTGAGATTTTGCGTATACTATGCTAGAGACGGTCAGACTTCGATCGCATCCGAGAGGGATTGGTCGACCCGAACAACTGTAACTCCTGAGGTTTGACGTGAGTGAGAACGCAGGCAGCGAGCACGGCCCGGCGATCGGGCTCGCGGTCGATATCGTCGCCGCTTACGTGTCGAACAATTCCGTTCCCGTATCGGAACTTCCCGGATTGATCGGCGGTATCCACGCGGCGCTGAACGGGTTGACAACTCAAGGTCGTGCCGCGAACTCGGCGGTGGAGAAACTAAGTCCGTCGCAGATCCGGAAGTCGGTCACGACTGATCATATTGTCAGCTTCGAGGACGGGAAGCCGTACAAGACGCTCCGGCGGCACCTGACGCTGCGCGGCCTGACGCCCGAGGCCTACCGCGAGAAGTGGGGTTTGCCGCGGGACTATCCGATGACCGCGGCGAGCTATTCGGCGCAGCGATCGGAACTGGCCCGCGCCCTCGGCCTCGGACAGCAGCGCCGCAAGTCCCGCGGCGGGCCCGCGGCCGCACCCGAGGCGCCGCCCGCGCCGGCCGCCAAATCGCGGGGCCGCAAGAAGGCGCCGGCCGAGTAAGGAAGCCGACCAGGGCTCAGCGGCTTCGAGCCCCGGAGCGACGACCGGGATCTCGGCAGCACCTAGATCAGGCCGCGGTGGCCGATGAGGGCGGCCCGCCATCGCGCGCTCGGCCCTCGCTGCCGCGGGCGTCGACAAGACGCACGTCCTTCCCGACCCGGCGGCCGAGGCGACGATCGCCTGACCGACCGTCCCATGCCCCTGCGCGCCGCGCAACTGTGCGCCGCGCTGCTGACGCTATCCAACGGCGACCGCGCTGCGATGCTGCTCTGCACCATCGACCCGCCCGCGCCGTAGGACGTCCCCGTGCCGCCCCTGCCGATCCTCGCCCTCGCCGTCGCCTCGTTCGGGATCGGCACCACCGAATTCGTCATCATGGGTCTGCTCCCGGAGGTGGCGCAGAGCTTCGGCGTCACCATTCCGCAGGCCGGCTACCTGGTCTCGGGCTACGCCATGGGCGTGGTCGTCGGCGCGCCGATCGTGGCGATCGCCACCGCGGGCCTGCCGCGCAAGACCGCGCTCCTCGCGCTGATGGCCGTGTTCCTCGCGGGCAATCTCGGGTGCGCGCTGGCACCCAGCTACGGCCTGCTGATGGCCGCGCGGATCCTGACGGCCTTCGCCCACGGCGCGTTCTTCGGCATCGGCGCCGTGGTGGCGTGGGATCTCGTGCCGCGGGAGAAGCGGACGCAGGCGGTCTCGCTGATGTTCGCGGGCCTCACCCTCGCCAACGTGCTCGGCGTGCCGCTCGGCACCGCCCTCGGGCAGGAGGCGGGCTGGCGCTCGACCTTCTGGGCGGTGGTCGTGATCGGGCTCGCGGCGGGGCTCGCGATCCAGCTCTGCGTGCCGGACGGACTTCCCGGGACGCGCGGCCGGCTCGTCAGCGAGTTCCGGGCGCTCGGGCGCTGGCCGGTGCTGCGGCCGATGCTGATCTCGACCCTGTCCTCGGTGAGCTTCTTCACGGTCTTCACCTACATCACGCCGTTCCTGACCGGGGTGACCGGTTTCACGCCGCAGGGCGTGACCGGCGTGCTGTTCGCCGCCGGAACGGGATTGACCGTCGGCAATCTCCTGGGCGGCCATCTGGCCGACCGCGGCCCGATGGCGACCATCGTCGGCAGCTTCCTGGGCATCGTGGCGGCCCTGCTGGTGCTGGCCGCGGTCGCGCACCATCCGGCACTCACGGTCGCCGTGGTGGTCGTCTGGTCGGGCCTAGTCTTCGCCCTGGTCTCGCCCCTGCAGATCTGGGTCGTGGAGGCAGCCAGCGACGCGCCGAATCTCGCCTCGACGCTGAACCAGGGCGCGTTCAACCTCGGCAACGCCACCGGTGCCTGGATCGGCGGCACGGCGCTGACCCTCGGGGCCGGCTACGGCCAGCTGCCGCTGATCGCCGCTGCGGTGTCGCTCGC from Methylobacterium sp. NMS14P includes:
- a CDS encoding outer membrane beta-barrel protein; translation: MRLAAAALGVALAAPAAAQRFDATSPVTGQPDNPGIGQDTAPNGLPTLKRSIPDGLSRDQTRGALGGDATGGEQTGGDSLRSPLSPPAQTQIPGQTGVSQLSTRVTSGGRRTGGSSTAPANLAPSTLLRTRAAPPRRIGSATRRVTQDVTQTPPPALRLTPIVQQAVVGVPNPQVVSPIRPILPFQSIAPALGLLTPGFILGTDLARAIPTDPAYAPIGYQVGTFTVLPTFAQSVGYDSNPDQTTRQIAKGSVALRTDATVDFRSNWSSSSLQGSLRGSYLETPQNEAASRPAADGVVRLRIDANRDLRIDAEGRFLVDTQRTSSANLQAATATTRPLLAVYGGSLGATETFNRLSVTLRGSVDRSEFDNARLADGTIVNQSDRNLNQYSLQLRTAYEINPDFSPFIDLLGDTRVYDQRFDATGVRRDSDGIAVAFGTSIGLARSLTGEISAGIQHRTYVDPSLRDINAPLLNAALVWAASPLTTVRFTAATGVTETTIPGSSGVLTEVATLEVQHDLLRNLSIVLGGSYLRNDYQSSSIRENGFSATARLDYHFTRWLTLRGTYIYQKFDSTVAGSSFRENTFLLGLRVNP
- a CDS encoding MucR family transcriptional regulator; translation: MSENAGSEHGPAIGLAVDIVAAYVSNNSVPVSELPGLIGGIHAALNGLTTQGRAANSAVEKLSPSQIRKSVTTDHIVSFEDGKPYKTLRRHLTLRGLTPEAYREKWGLPRDYPMTAASYSAQRSELARALGLGQQRRKSRGGPAAAPEAPPAPAAKSRGRKKAPAE
- a CDS encoding MFS transporter, translated to MPPLPILALAVASFGIGTTEFVIMGLLPEVAQSFGVTIPQAGYLVSGYAMGVVVGAPIVAIATAGLPRKTALLALMAVFLAGNLGCALAPSYGLLMAARILTAFAHGAFFGIGAVVAWDLVPREKRTQAVSLMFAGLTLANVLGVPLGTALGQEAGWRSTFWAVVVIGLAAGLAIQLCVPDGLPGTRGRLVSEFRALGRWPVLRPMLISTLSSVSFFTVFTYITPFLTGVTGFTPQGVTGVLFAAGTGLTVGNLLGGHLADRGPMATIVGSFLGIVAALLVLAAVAHHPALTVAVVVVWSGLVFALVSPLQIWVVEAASDAPNLASTLNQGAFNLGNATGAWIGGTALTLGAGYGQLPLIAAAVSLAGLGLVLTAVSRGRHGVAGASAPGA